TATGTTCACGTCGCCCTCGGCTTCCCCCCGAAGCCCAATGTACGGCGAGATTGGCGGTCAAACCGAGTTCGGTCGGCAAAAGCACGAGCGCGGTTGTCGGGTTTGAACGGATAATGTCGAGGATCGGCGCTGGGCGATGCCGCGCAGGTGTTTCGATTGTCGGGGGAGTGAACCGGTCGAGTATATGGCGCACCAGCGACGACTGTCAACACCTTCGACGGCTAGCGTGGAACGAGCTGGTTGCGCGACAGGTCCCACACGGTGAGCGCGTCAACGGGGCACACGTCGCAGGCGCTGAGCAGCCGCTCGCGCTCGACCTTTTCAGGCTCCAGGAAGGTCACGATCCCCTCGTCGTCGAGCACGAAGGCCTGGCCCGCCGCCTCGATGCAGTCGCCGAACCCGACGCACAGGGTGCGGTCGATGCGGATGCGAAGCTCGCCGACCTGGCGCTCCTCGAAGTCCGCTGCCGCGGCAGGTCGCGTCCGGGGCTGTGGGTCCGCCACCGGCTACATCCCCTCGAGGCCGAGGTCGCCGCGGGCCGCGTCCATCACGTCCGGCGTGATGACCGAGATGCCGCGCTCGGCCGCGTAGTCCGCGTAGATGCGCTTGACCATCCCGCG
Above is a window of Gemmatimonadales bacterium DNA encoding:
- a CDS encoding ferredoxin, whose translation is MADPQPRTRPAAAADFEERQVGELRIRIDRTLCVGFGDCIEAAGQAFVLDDEGIVTFLEPEKVERERLLSACDVCPVDALTVWDLSRNQLVPR